From Daucus carota subsp. sativus chromosome 6, DH1 v3.0, whole genome shotgun sequence:
TTTATCCATTAAACAATACTATATCATCTCCATTTCATCTCCTAATAATTTATTCTCGGAGGAggacttgataaaatatacagGCCGAAGGAGCGTTTGACATTGTTGTATATTAATCTTTAGTTTCCCCAACGCCCAGAATCAACCTCAGATCATCTCTCTGTACCAGGTACATAATTGCTAAATTATCTTATTTGAATTATCACATATTTTTCGATGTTGTGTTTGCGATCAGTTCTTTGAAAGTGTATTATCGTGCTCATCGTTGATTTCGTACTAAACTAGTTGCAGTTGAAGAAGCTGTCTTGGAACATAAGATCAACCAATATGTTAGCTGATGTAATTTCGAGAGTTCTTGTGTATGTTATCCCTTCATGATCAACGCTGCTTTCAATATCgtaaattttattgtttaatgtttaattttgTGCGGTTTTGAATCGGCATGCAGGATGGTTCTTGGATATGCATATCCGGCATTTCAGTGTTTCAAAACGGTGGAGAAGAACAAGGTGGAGATTGAAGAACTCCGTTTCTGGTGCCAATATTGGTAAAGTCTCCTCTCTTGCCTAACAAGTTTACGTCTTTATTTTATTCTTCGAATGTTTGTTTATCCAAGAATTAAGATTAAAATACCTTTAATTGGAAGTATTAAGACTAAAATAGTATAGAATTCTTGACCAAGTTAAAATTTGGTTAGGACTTAGGAGGGAcagtttgattatatattttgtaataatgCATTTGTTGAGAATCACCATCTGGATGCAGCAGGTTTGGTATCTTGATGCAACAGTGCTATGTTTATTTATTCACAAGTGCAGCTCATTATCTTTGGTAGAATATGGACAAAAACTGGATGTAAAATAGAAGAGGAAACTGTTACGAACAAGTGGGGGCAATTTCATATCCAGCGTGTCGCAAACATGTCAATTTTGTCTGGTTTCAAAACTTAAAAAACTGACTATATAATTCGAGAAGTCTATTTTCTCCCTACTcttactaattttttaaataataaatgttTCATTATTGATATATTCCCATCAATCTAGTTGTGTCATTTTATTTGTGAGTTCTCTCTCTATTAATAGAGGCTGATTTTGAGCTGTATCAAAGGATCCTTAATGTGGTGGCAAATGGGGTTTCATTTTCCGGTTGttgtatattaaatattaatgttgaTCAAATTTGAACTTTTCAGGATTATTGTTGCGTTGCTGGCAGTTGTGGAGAGAATCAGTGACATATTCATATCTTGGTATGTGATGACACAAAACTATTGCGCGCTTCTGAATGTGCTCAAACCTGTACGTTCACTGGTTTTTAACTTAGACTGTTTTGTTGTTCAGGGTGCCAATGTATGCTGAAATAAAGCTAGCCATATTTCTATATATGTGGTATCCGAAAACCAAGGTAAAAGTTAGTTTTTTGTGAATCATTAGACCTGGTTTGTGAAATTCCTTTGATCAAACAGAATGTTGTTGCACTGATTCAGGGAACAGGGTTTGTCTACGAAACCTTATTGAGGCCATTTGTGGCAAAGCATGAGACAGATATTGAAAGGAGCTTACAAGAACTAAGAACTAGATCTTGGGACTTGGCTATTTATTATTACCACAACTGCACAGAACTTGGCCAAACAAAGTTCTTCCAGGTCATTGATTACTTGACTTCTCAGTCGGGAAGAATCAAGAAAGGTAGCTCTGAGGTACTTTCACATTTGTTCTCTCTGTTGATTGTCTAGCCACTTATTGTTATGGCATGTTGTTTTATGTTTACATATTGTTAGCTAACGAGGGGAGATCAAAATCTCCGTCCACGCCCTCAAGCATGCTAATGCTGCTAATCCTGTAAAGCACAAACTTATCAATATCTTTCTTAGTAATACGCTCATCACAAATTAAGAAGGTTCTTAAAAAGTGTTTAGAATTACTCTACAATACTCAAAAGGATTTATTAAATTCCCCTCAGTGACATCGTTTGAGTGAAAATATACTCTGCAGACTAGTTCTGAATTTTAAGTAATCACTAATATGTTTGAGTGGGAACCTTACACGAACAAAATTGAGTTTGAAACGTGCATGTGAGCATCATTGGTAGCTACATTATTGACTGGTTTTATCATCTATGTCCACTGAAATCtgaattgttttaaaataagGGTAATGTTCGTCACATTGTCTGGAAATTCTTATGAACAAGGATCTTGGCCGTCTCAAATTTAATCAGGTGTTGTGCATTCTCTATGATGCAAATCATTATAAGAAATTGAGCAAGTTGTCCTATTGGTTCTACATCAAGATGCATAGACGAGATTAAATTGAAAAAGACGTTGACAGATGATCATAAGAAAATCTACTAGTAATAGGTAAATGTGTATCAAGGATGAATTAGTGAATAGTTGCAAAGGTGATCCCTGTTTTTTCCCATAACAAGGTCATTAGTTTGAATTCTTGCTCCAGTGCTTAAGTCGATACTAGTTATATACTCCTCCTTCCAAAGCCTAGCCCCTTGTAAGGATGATGTAGTTAATTCAGATTAAGCCTAACAAAGTTGAACCCCTGGGTAAAACTTTATTAGCAGCCCCTATCCCCTGTAGTTGTAATTATGATATTGAATTATTGAAAGACACCGTTCTTGCTAAACTTGAACCCACGGGGCTAAGAAACTTGTTAGGTCACATACTACTAGCAACTCTTGAACGAGCATGAGGAAATGGTTTTGGTACTCCATGTCGTCGTGTATGGGATccgtaaaaatatatatcaatataaacttaattaaatgtGGGCCGTTATCTTCTTCTTTGTGATATGCATATCCAATAAAATTGTAGCCAACCATCTGAAGTCCAATATAGATTAGTATTTGGAAACTCCAGCCGACTGTTTCTACTTCCTGCAGCAATCTTGGACTCCTATTTTCAGCTCAGGTTTGTTAACTTAAGAATTAGGACTGAGGTAAAGACTTCAAAAGCCTGTTCGTCAACAAATTTAGTTCATCAATACCAAACTCATACATGAGTTTTTCTATTAGAAGAAAAACTAGTCTCAGTCGAGCCgtacaaatttaataaatacttTACTCAATTTTAAGAGTTCGGCACTATTGATTGTTAGTAAAATACCAACAACGTTTTATTTTCTATGAGTAGATCAAAATCCTAAAATaagtcatataaaaatttagacttGCTGCATTTCAAGAGGTTTCATCAATCGCTTACCTAGACCCGACTTTTAATCACGCTAACAAGTAAATAACTAAAATGAGTTACGGAAAAAAACTAGAATCAGGTcacttaaatatttttgtaaccTAATTTTTGTTTCATGTAAGTGGTACTAATTTATTTGTCCTAATATTCGAAAACTTGATGAAAGTGAGACCTAAGGGCTAAGGTCTAAGGCATTTGCAATTCGACCCTGTATTACGTCATCCAATCCGTGATCACAACCAGTATCCAATCAGACAGTAAATAACTTCTGTTTCGTCAAACAGAGTTGGGTCAAATTTGGAAGCAGTGATCGTCAATGTGAATACTGTTGCTTTTAGTCTGTTTCTGAGAACCTTCTTGCATTTTGTTTTGGCAGAAACGAAGAAAAAGTGAAAAGTTGAAAGGGGACGGCCCGCCTCCTCCAGACGCTATATTTTCATTCAACAATCAGCCGTCAAAACCGACTCCATCAGCACCACCACTCTACTCTCAACTGCAGGATTCACAATTCATGACCGACCAGGATCAACAATTCGACAGGCCAGACCACCATGGAAGCCGGTTCGGATTTAAACACAGAAAAGGCTCCCATTAGATTTCAGCACAACTATTTTAGAAATGTACATAAAACAATTAAACATGGCTTTCGCTACAAATTCCTTGATTTTTTGTTACATCATTTGTAATGCCTTCATATTTATAAACATCATTCATCTTGAGTCAAGAGAGGAGTCATTTTGCTGTCAAGACGTTAATCTTTTTCTTTGATGAAATTCATAGAAAAGTTGAATATACATCGATTATATGATTCTTTTCAATCAACGAATAATTCTGCCAGTACAATTGCATATAGTATcttgtttataaaaaaagaaaaacaagtgtttcAATCATCGTATACTTGTATACTGATTAAGATCATCGAAGCCTAACCATCCGCAGAAGCCACTGAAATGATCGGGTCACAACTTGAACCAAATAGTTGTTGGACAGAAATTCAGAGAAATGGAACCATGTACGTCTAAAGAAGCTCCTCGATTCAGCACCAGGAGACGTTGACATGGGCTGCAGATACGCCCAAGCGGCTTGCTTGACAAGGCGATTGCGGATAGCTATCTGATATCCTGAGCTAGAGGCTGCGGCTGCAGAGGGCGCCGGAGAATTGGGAACAGAGCAGGGAAGTATATCCTTGAGGGAAGTGTAGGAAGGTGCCGGGAAGATATGCAGATCGAGAGGGAAGCTCGAGAAGTGATCGGAAGAAGGGAGCGTCAGCTTCGGAGGGACGACAGAGGCTGCGATGGAGTTTCGACGAGCGAGAACAGAGGAGCTGGCCATGTAGAATTAGATAgatagtttgatttttttttaaacagagGAGCTGTTTGTTGTGAATTAATAGCAAAAGTTGCAGAAGAGATGAAGTAAAATATAAGTGATGCAAGAATTAAGGCGGCTGCAGAGGTTTGCTTTACGAGACTTTTGTGGATTTGTATTTTGAATGGGTGTAGTAAAGTAAAAGCAGTTTAGTTAGTTTATACACACGACTGAGATAGACTATACGcgttttatacttttattcagtTCTACTTATATTTATCACCACTTTGCTCTTTctcgttttctttttcttccataCTCCAGCGTCAGCACGCATTACCCAGTCAACTAACCGTAATGTGAGGATATATGTTACGTGCCAACTCTAACGGCTActcttcaatatatattaattttattcctcGTAAGCACACTTCTGTattgttaaatataaatatatgtgattTTAGACTATTTAGTTTAAAGtatattatgtttaataatattatactatAATTTACAGTAGAAGATAAGTAGTAAGTACATACATTCAACAGATCTTCCCATTACCCAAGTGCATCTACCAAAAATTGTTATTCAGCTTATAATATGGCTTCTCCTGGCAGTAAGCACTTTCGCGTGATGAAATCAAATGATCACATAAGATGCGACCAAATGAGTATTTAACATCCTTAACAATAATTACGTATAAATAATGATATACAAATGCACAGTTTAGACCACAAAAGACTGATATCTGTTTAGCTTATCCATTCACTACATATCaatatttatacaaattcaaaactataatatataattactttAACACGGAGAACACTCAGATGACTGTTTTAACCGGAACAGAACGAATGCAAAGAccaatgaattaaaaaaaacaggAAATGGAATGggaacagaataattaaaatgagGACAgacttttcaatttttcatcAGAAAAGAATTTGAGTGGAAGGATCGACCACTTATTTCTAAAATTGAATCAAGTTATAGAGATTGGTAGGGCATCCCAGAAATTGGCAGGAACGGGAGagcaaaaattgaaaataattgcctacaaaaaaaaaaattgcaaatcaTGGACAACTATATGTTATCTATTTATTAGTAACAGGGCAAGCCCTGCTTTTGCTGAAGGCAAGCAAAGAAGAAAATACAGGGCATAGCAATCTGTATACCATGACCACTGACTAAAGAACACTAGATATTTTTTCCAGTGCTCAAGTCAAGTTGTCAAATGTCAAGTATATATATCACAATTTGATAAACCAACTTCACGCAAATACAACATAACATGCATTTCAGATTTCAACTAAGGTATGCACGAGAGATGTTCTAAATGGGAAACATACTCTTTATCTATTGCTCAAGCTGCTCACATATCAAGCTCAGCCTGAATCAATTCATTGATAAACAGTTGCATGAGCGACTTTATTCATCATCAAAACACATGCCTCAGAATGCATTTTCCCAATTGTACATTAAAGCTTTTATCTCTTTGCACTGCCATTTCTATGCCCAGTCCAACAGTATGAAATCTTGTAAACCCAAAGTCCAGGGGTAATTTAGTAATATGATAGTGGCTATCACAGGTGACTCTTGAATAGAAAATGAATCAGAAGTGGATACCACCACTCCCAGCCTAAGACTTTGGACCACATTAAGATGTGAAAATCCATGAGAAGCCATACTTGATCCTACATTAGCTCATCAATTGATCTGGAGTCACCTTTGTGTGCCATTTGCAGCAGTTGATACATCAGCAACACCAGATGGTGGAGTCTGCGGTCGAGGGCTAATACAAGGCAGTTCAAACTCCTCATTAAGTAGACTCGCCCCATCCCATTCGACACCAGCTGCTCAAGTGAAAAGAGCAGACCAATTTCACATGAATAAGTGGGCATGATAAAAATTAGGAAAGGGGAGATAAAGAgattaaaaaaggaaaaaagaataCCGTCAGTCTTCCACATGTCTGTCATGCTGATACTTGGATCTGTTAGGAGCCAGTAATCCGCATCATTCTGCAATCACACCACACAAATGGAATAATGCTGTGTTCAGACACAACAATAAGAAGAAAAAGGACTGACCAGGGAATAAAGAGATCAGCTGGTAAGATCTAAGCAAAGCAGAAATCTTTAAGCTATTAATAATAGTTCTTATAAACATATATTCCTATATAAGCAATTACAAAGATACAATTTCCACAAAACTGTAAGTGCAGTTTTTCAGTCCATGATTTCCGATGACTTGGACAAAAAGGTTCATAGCTGTATGCCTGTATTATACccatctttttctttctttaaagTTTATTGTTCCTCATTGAAACTAAAGGTAGAGCTGTATGCTTGAACATCATTAGTTCCTGTGTGCGTGCCTGTATAAATATCAGTGAAACAGAATGTAGAAGCAGCCAATTGCTACAGTACATAGCTGACAATCACAGAGCTGTAAGATAACCATTTAAGTCCTACTGCTTGTAATTGATGACAAATGCCTTTAGTGACTCTCCATTTCATCCACCAATTCTATGTCCCTAGCCTTAAATTAACCAGCTTATGTAAGTTCAAGGCAAATACATTTGTTGCTTAAGGGTCTGTATGTGAACTAGAGGAACCCAATTCATTTACGTTCTATGTTACCCAAACTTCGGTTTAAGTGCCTAGATACATCTTTAAGTGTCAGGTTCGCAGAACTTCTGGAtggtttttttccaaaatgaagTGTCATGTTCATACTATGTCAAAGTGCAAAGTGTTTGACTCAGGTATTTGAGCTGAAATAAAGAATCCAACCATCGCCCACATCAAGCCACTTAAATACCATAATATTACACCAGCCTTGtacaatttacaaaatatatggtTATTTTCACATTGCTATTTCAGATTAGCCGGCATAGACAACTCTCCAGTTACACCATTCCAGGTGAGACTAATTTGCTCCGAATTCAGCATAAACAGGATACACATGGGGATAAGATCACGTAcaagtaaataaaattattgattattaagTGCATTGCAGTaagatgtactccctccgtcccacccaattgtttacattgggtttgggcacggaggttaagaaatatgtataaagtagtgaaaaagaggaagaaaagtgggtgaagtggtgggacccatcgatttttaatatataaaagagagatagtggagtaaaagtagtgtgaaaaggaaggaaaagtgataaagtggtgggacccattaactattttgggaaagttttgtaatgtaaagaaatggatgggacgtccaaaagaggtaactgtaaagaacctggtgggacggagggagtaaatggTTTCTCCCTGACACTACCTTGAATCCTATCCCTTTATgtattcataaaaatatatttgtatgtcTATAGCATTATTCTGTTGGTAGTTAAAGAAGACAAAAGCATGGATTTGTACATTTATGTTTCATTCCTATctctaattttcatatttatactTGTACATCTTATGTGTAGACATGAAGAAGTTTTTGAGCATGCATAGATCCTGTTCATCTCTTTTGATTATTACCCAAACAGATCAGAACACTTACATCGAGTTCCGAAGGTAGAATCTTCATAATTCCACCAGAAATATCCTCCGAAGTGTACAGATCAGAGTTCACTCCATGGCCATCTTGTGTCATTGTTCCATTCTCTAGCCCATGTCCCACGATTGCGGTCTCTGCTGCTGGATTGTCATTAGACCCGGTACTTGAAGCAAGTGGGAGGCTCATGGAAGGTTGCACACTATTCATCTCGTCAAACTTCTCCTCAAATTGGCTAAGCATAAAGTTATATTAGAAAGCATGTTagagaaagaaataaaaaagagaGAACATTATTCGAATTACAAAAACACACAATCAAAAATGATACCTAACAAGATACACATCAATTGGACCCATTGTGCTCCTTAAGATTATTCTGTATCTCCTCTGAGGATAATCAACAACCTGGCatagagaaagaaaaaaaaatacttatg
This genomic window contains:
- the LOC108225120 gene encoding uncharacterized protein LOC108225120 → MASSSVLARRNSIAASVVPPKLTLPSSDHFSSFPLDLHIFPAPSYTSLKDILPCSVPNSPAPSAAAASSSGYQIAIRNRLVKQAAWAYLQPMSTSPGAESRSFFRRTWFHFSEFLSNNYLVQVVTRSFQWLLRMVRLR
- the LOC108225119 gene encoding putative HVA22-like protein g isoform X1, encoding MLADVISRVLVMVLGYAYPAFQCFKTVEKNKVEIEELRFWCQYWIIVALLAVVERISDIFISWVPMYAEIKLAIFLYMWYPKTKGTGFVYETLLRPFVAKHETDIERSLQELRTRSWDLAIYYYHNCTELGQTKFFQVIDYLTSQSGRIKKGSSEKRRKSEKLKGDGPPPPDAIFSFNNQPSKPTPSAPPLYSQLQDSQFMTDQDQQFDRPDHHGSRFGFKHRKGSH
- the LOC108225119 gene encoding HVA22-like protein j isoform X2, with translation MLADVISRVLVMVLGYAYPAFQCFKTVEKNKVEIEELRFWCQYWIIVALLAVVERISDIFISWVPMYAEIKLAIFLYMWYPKTKGTGFVYETLLRPFVAKHETDIERSLQELRTRSWDLAIYYYHNCTELGQTKFFQVIDYLTSQSGRIKKETKKK